The following proteins are co-located in the Candidatus Competibacteraceae bacterium genome:
- a CDS encoding protease inhibitor I42 family protein, translating into MSSMTISEQDQGSELRVHVGDELTLSLSTIPGTGYSWNVSSEDREILAEISQPTFEKTTDVHKLGAPEQQIFHFRVGSAGTCQLQLEYRRPWNKLEMAVKKFSITIVAQE; encoded by the coding sequence ATGTCAAGCATGACCATCAGCGAACAGGATCAAGGTTCGGAGTTGCGGGTGCATGTAGGTGATGAATTAACTTTGAGTTTATCCACCATTCCTGGCACGGGATACTCCTGGAATGTTTCAAGTGAAGATCGAGAAATACTAGCGGAAATCAGCCAGCCCACTTTTGAAAAAACGACGGACGTCCACAAATTAGGAGCGCCGGAGCAGCAGATCTTTCATTTTCGCGTCGGCTCCGCCGGCACCTGTCAACTCCAGTTGGAGTATCGAAGACCTTGGAACAAGCTGGAAATGGCTGTAAAAAAATTTTCAATAACAATTGTGGCCCAAGAATGA